The genomic segment GGTCGCCTGGGTCATGATGGGGCTCGCCACCCTGGCGAAGGGGCCGGTCGGCCTGATCCTGCCGCTCCTCGCGGTCGTTCCTTCCTGCTTGATCGAGCGCGACTTCAGGGCCGCCCGGAGAATCTTCCTCCCGTCCGGGCTGATCCTCTTCGTCCTGGTCACCCTGTCGTGGTTCGGTCCGTTCGCGATGCGGCTGGGCCCGCGCGAGGCGATCGAGGTCTTGATGCACCAGAACGTCGAGCGCTACGTCAGCGCCTGGAACGCCACCCACCCGGTCTGGTTCTACCTGTGGCGCTTCCCTTCGGGGTTCTTCCCGTGGATCGTCTTCCTGCCCTGGGGGGTCGCGCAGGCGTTCGCCGCGGACGAGAAGGATCGGCGGGGCGCCGCCCTCTTCCTGGTCACCTGGATTGCGGCCATCCTCCTGTTCTTTTCGTTCTCGACGGGGAAGCGCGGCGTCTACATCATCCCGCTCTACCCGGCGGCGGCGATCCTGGTCGCCCGGCTCCTGGCGCGGGGATCCGAGCATGCCGGCCCGGCCGCAGCTCCCGAGGCGGCGAGCCGACGCCTGCGGACGCCGCTCCTGATCTGGGCCTCGATCGCGGCCGTCCTGGCCGTGGCGATCCCGATCGCGACGCGCCGGCACCACGCCGAGATGGTCCCGCTGGCGGCAGGCATCGGGATTCTACTGGCCGCGGGGGGGATCGCGGCCGCCGTCCTGCACTCACGATCGCGCGGCGTGCTGGCGGTGGCCACGCTCATCGGATCTCTCGTCCTGGTCGTCCTGATCTCGACGGAGCGGGCGCTGCCTTTCGTGAACCGGCACGAGAACATCCGGGGCTTCGCGCAGCAGGTCCGGGCCAGCCTCCTGCCCGGCGCGCCGTTCGCGACCACCGAGGAGAAGCGCGACGCCTGGGTCTTCTACACCGGACGGTTCGCCGAGGAGACCGACACGCCCGAGGCGATCGCCGACTACCTGGCGCGCGACG from the Candidatus Polarisedimenticolia bacterium genome contains:
- a CDS encoding glycosyltransferase family 39 protein, which gives rise to MDERVAVNEEARGPDTTGRAGLLILVAVGLVLFFWRLGSHDLWPPDEPRFALVAQEMRERGDYVVLSLNNHLYTDKPPLFFWAINGFGRLLGGIDEWAARLPSAVATLAAMLLIARLGAWLYDRRTGIIAALVFATSLQIVARGRWASIDMTLNLFVLAAILLLWRGRVRPQGGAASIRVAWVMMGLATLAKGPVGLILPLLAVVPSCLIERDFRAARRIFLPSGLILFVLVTLSWFGPFAMRLGPREAIEVLMHQNVERYVSAWNATHPVWFYLWRFPSGFFPWIVFLPWGVAQAFAADEKDRRGAALFLVTWIAAILLFFSFSTGKRGVYIIPLYPAAAILVARLLARGSEHAGPAAAPEAASRRLRTPLLIWASIAAVLAVAIPIATRRHHAEMVPLAAGIGILLAAGGIAAAVLHSRSRGVLAVATLIGSLVLVVLISTERALPFVNRHENIRGFAQQVRASLLPGAPFATTEEKRDAWVFYTGRFAEETDTPEAIADYLARD